One window of the Betaproteobacteria bacterium genome contains the following:
- the mutS gene encoding DNA mismatch repair protein MutS: protein MMQQYLRIKSEYPDTLVLYRMGDFYELFFDDAVKAARLLDITLTTRGQSAGTPIKMAGVPFHAIEPYLAKLVKLGESAAICEQVGEVTNKGPVERAVVRVITPGTLTDSALLPDARDVLIAAVYVQGTQLGLAALSLSGGRFRIMETSVSQYQSELERLQPSELLLPENAKLNANGIAIHRIADWQFDIESATKLLARQFNTADLKSFDCDDLPLAIAAAGALLQYVQQTQRTALPHLTGLSVERSDDFVRMDAATRRNLEICETISRETSPTLFSLLNTTVTSMGARMLRDWLTHPLRDRDVIQQRLHASHTVHESVPALQGLLSDWADIERIVTRIALKTARPRDLAALRNALGSAPELHRHIVGLKSHALERLSSHFCLEARIHAGLSVSLRDDPASMVRDGGVIRDGFDAELDELRAMQSNASGFLLDLEKRERERTGIANLRVEYNRVHGFYIEVTQGQLDKVPVDYRRRQTLKNAERYITPELKIFEDKALSAGERALAREKFLYDALLDQLLPDVPALHALARAAAELDVLCANAVNAKRFSLSAPVFVSEDRISIQGGRHLVVESQVESFIANDCELSRSRQLLLITGPNMGGKSTYMRQVAQIVLLAHTGSFVPAAHAEIGRIDQIMTRIGASDDLAGGRSTFMVEMTEAASILNNASNHSLVLIDEIGRGTSTFDGLALAYAIARHLAQVTRCYTLFATHYFELTHLNAELANLANVHLDAVEMKDKIVFLHKLESGPANKSYGLQVAQLAGVPRSVVRSARKHLETLEVTHVAATPQAGLFDTPKKIADAEIHPALDALDDIKPDELSPREALDKLYQLKKLHETKN from the coding sequence GTCAATCTGCCGGCACCCCGATCAAGATGGCCGGCGTACCCTTTCACGCCATCGAGCCTTATCTCGCCAAGCTGGTCAAGCTGGGGGAATCTGCCGCGATTTGCGAACAGGTGGGCGAAGTCACCAACAAAGGGCCAGTCGAACGTGCGGTGGTTCGCGTGATCACACCCGGGACGCTGACCGACAGCGCGCTACTACCCGATGCGCGTGACGTGCTGATTGCGGCTGTTTACGTACAAGGCACGCAGCTCGGCCTGGCGGCATTGTCTCTGTCGGGCGGCCGATTTCGAATAATGGAGACAAGCGTTTCGCAATACCAATCCGAGCTTGAACGCTTGCAACCTTCAGAGTTGCTGTTGCCGGAAAACGCGAAATTGAATGCTAATGGTATCGCCATACACCGCATCGCCGACTGGCAATTCGATATCGAATCGGCCACCAAACTGCTTGCCCGGCAATTCAACACGGCCGATCTCAAGAGCTTTGACTGCGACGACCTGCCCCTTGCCATCGCCGCCGCGGGCGCATTGTTGCAATACGTTCAGCAAACGCAACGCACGGCGTTACCGCATCTCACCGGCCTGTCGGTCGAACGTAGCGATGACTTCGTTCGCATGGATGCGGCCACGCGCCGAAATCTGGAGATCTGCGAAACCATCAGTCGAGAAACATCCCCCACGCTGTTTTCATTGCTGAACACCACCGTCACGAGCATGGGCGCGCGCATGCTGCGCGACTGGCTGACCCATCCTCTGCGTGACCGCGACGTTATCCAGCAACGACTGCACGCCAGCCACACCGTGCACGAATCCGTCCCTGCCTTGCAGGGCCTGTTGTCCGACTGGGCGGATATCGAGCGTATCGTCACGCGGATCGCACTGAAGACGGCGCGTCCACGCGACCTTGCGGCATTGCGCAACGCACTCGGCAGCGCGCCAGAACTTCACCGGCACATAGTCGGATTGAAAAGTCACGCACTGGAGCGGCTTTCCAGCCATTTCTGCCTGGAGGCCCGCATCCACGCTGGACTTTCGGTATCCCTGCGTGATGACCCCGCTTCGATGGTCCGTGACGGCGGGGTAATACGCGACGGTTTCGACGCCGAACTCGATGAGTTGCGCGCGATGCAAAGCAACGCCAGCGGTTTTCTGCTCGATCTCGAAAAGCGCGAGCGCGAACGCACCGGCATTGCCAATTTGCGGGTCGAGTACAACCGCGTGCATGGCTTTTACATCGAGGTCACGCAGGGTCAGCTCGACAAGGTTCCCGTCGACTACCGCCGGCGTCAAACGCTCAAGAACGCCGAGCGCTACATTACGCCGGAACTGAAAATCTTCGAAGACAAGGCGCTATCCGCCGGCGAGCGCGCGCTGGCGCGGGAGAAATTTCTCTACGATGCCTTGCTGGATCAATTGTTGCCCGATGTTCCCGCGCTGCACGCGCTGGCGCGCGCCGCAGCCGAGCTCGACGTGCTGTGCGCGAATGCGGTGAACGCCAAACGCTTCAGCCTTTCCGCGCCGGTGTTTGTCAGCGAGGACCGCATTTCGATTCAGGGCGGACGACATCTGGTGGTGGAGAGCCAGGTTGAGAGTTTCATCGCGAATGATTGCGAGCTGTCGCGCTCACGCCAATTGTTGCTCATTACCGGTCCGAATATGGGCGGCAAATCGACCTACATGCGTCAGGTCGCGCAAATTGTGCTGCTGGCTCATACCGGTTCTTTCGTACCCGCCGCGCACGCCGAGATCGGGCGCATCGATCAGATCATGACGCGCATCGGCGCCAGCGACGACCTGGCCGGCGGGCGCTCCACGTTCATGGTGGAAATGACGGAAGCCGCGTCAATCCTCAACAACGCCAGCAACCATAGTCTGGTGCTGATCGATGAAATCGGTCGGGGCACATCAACTTTTGACGGACTCGCACTCGCGTACGCGATTGCCCGCCACCTGGCTCAAGTGACGCGTTGCTACACGCTGTTCGCCACGCACTATTTCGAGCTCACGCATCTGAACGCCGAATTGGCGAATCTCGCCAACGTGCATCTGGATGCGGTCGAGATGAAAGACAAGATCGTGTTTCTGCACAAACTTGAGTCCGGTCCGGCCAACAAGAGTTACGGCTTGCAAGTTGCACAACTTGCAGGCGTTCCCCGGTCAGTCGTGCGCTCGGCGCGCAAGCATCTTGAAACGCTGGAGGTCACACACGTGGCGGCGACACCGCAAGCGGGACTTTTCGACACACCAAAAAAGATCGCTGATGCGGAAATTCACCCGGCGCTCGACGCACTCGACGACATCAAGCCGGATGAACTGTCACCGC